In Rhododendron vialii isolate Sample 1 chromosome 9a, ASM3025357v1, the following are encoded in one genomic region:
- the LOC131301884 gene encoding protein ESMERALDA 1, with the protein MAYNRLPSSGHNSPSPPQSPLRSPTRLRPGGRSSKSGRFTQPPRTLPQRLTGILLSVLLRRQGIFLFAPLLYISGMLFYMGTVSFDVVPVIKHRPAVGSVYRSPQLYAKLRPEMDADNSSTDAILTIWKHPKGAEWRPCLSNSSEGLPESNGYVYVEANGGLNQQRTSICNAVAVAGYLNATLVIPNFHFHSIWRDPSKFTDIYDEDYFVSTLKNDVRIVNTIPEYIMERFDHNMSNVYNFRIKAWSPIGYYKDAVLPKLLEEKVIRISPFANRLSFDAPPTVQRLRCLANYQALRFSNPVLTMGETLVARMKERSANSSGKYVSVHLRFEEDMVAFSCCIFDGGGKEKEDMDAARERGWKGKFTKRGRVIRPGAIRLNGKCPLTPLEVGLMLRGMGFDNSTFIFLASGKIYDAERNMAPLLEMFPLLQTKEMLASQDELAPFQNYSSRMAAIDYTVCLHSEVFVTTQGGNFPHFLLGHRRYLYGGHSQTIKPDKRKLALLFDNPNIGWKSFRRQMLNMRAHSDSKGIELKRPNDSIYSFPCPDCMCHVNKAEDSRSSSAT; encoded by the exons atggcaTATAACAGGCTGCCGAGCAGCGGGCACAACAGCCCTTCCCCACCCCAGTCCCCGCTCCGCTCCCCCACCCGGCTCCGGCCCGGCGGCCGGTCCTCCAAATCCGGCCGGTTCACACAGCCGCCCCGAACCCTACCCCAGCGGCTCACCGGGATCCTCCTCTCCGTCCTCCTACGCAGGCAGGGCATCTTCCTCTTCGCCCCGTTGCTCTACATCTCCGGCATGCTCTTCTACATGGGCACCGTCTCCTTCGACGTCGTCCCGGTCATAAAGCACCGCCCCGCCGTCGGGTCCGTGTACCGCAGCCCCCAGCTCTACGCCAAGCTCCGGCCTGAAATGGACGCCGACAATTCCTCCACCGATGCG ATATTGACCATATGGAAACACCCTAAAGGTGCTGAGTGGAGACCTTGTTTAAGCAATTCTTCAGAAG GCTTGCCTGAGTCGAATGGTTATGTGTATGTTGAGGCGAATGGTGGCTTGAATCAGCAGAGGACATCG ATATGCAATGCTGTTGCTGTGGCCGGCTATCTTAATGCAACTCTTGTGATTCCCAATTTTCATTTCCACAGCATTTGGAGAGATCCCAG CAAATTCACGGACATCTATGATGAGGATTATTTTGTTAGTACCTTGAAAAATGATGTACGGATAGTTAACACGATTCCTGAGTACATCATGGAGCGATTTGACCACAATATGAGCAATGTATACAACTTCAGGATAAAGGCATGGTCACCTATTGGTTACTACAAGGATGCAGTCCTTCCGAAGCTACTTGAAGAAAA GGTCATACGGATTTCTCCTTTTGCAAACCGACTATCATTTGATGCTCCTCCAACAGTTCAACGGCTTAGATGCTTGGCGAACTATCAAGCTTTGAGGTTTTCAAATCCTGTATTGACTATGGGTGAAACTCTCGTTGCAAGGATGAAAGAACGAAGTGCAAATAGTAGTGGCAAATATGTCTCTGTCCATCTTCGCTTTGAGGAG GATATGGTTGCTTTCTCTTGTTGCATCTTTGATGGTGGTGGCAAAGAGAAGGAAGACATGGATGCCGCGAGGGAGAGAGGTTGGAAGGGGAAGTTCACCAAGCGTGGTCGAGTAATTCGTCCTGGAGCAATTAGGCTTAATGGGAAATGCCCTCTTACACCTTTGGAG GTCGGTTTGATGCTTAGGGGAATGGGGTTTGACAACAGTACATTCATCTTTTTGGCATCTGGAAAGATATACGATGCTGAGAGGAATATGGCTCCACTTTTGGAAATGTTTCCCCTTTTACAAACTAAGGAAATGTTGGCCTCCCAGGATGAACTTGCTCCATTCCAG AATTATTCTTCCAGGATGGCTGCTATAGACTACACTGTCTGTCTTCATAGTGAAGTGTTTGTGACAACTCAAGGTGGAAACTTCCCTCATTTTCTGTTGGGCCATcggagatacttatatggtggaCACTCTCAGACTATCAAGCCTGACAAGCGGAAGTTAGCGCTATTATTTGACAATCCTAATATTGG GTGGAAAAGCTTCAGGCGGCAGATGCTTAATATGCGAGCTCACAGTGATTCAAAAGGAATTGAGCTCAAAAGACCGAATGACTCAATATATTCATTTCCTTGTCCAGATTGCATGTGCCATGTGAACAAAGCAGAAgattcaagatcatcatcagcAACGTGA
- the LOC131301885 gene encoding phytanoyl-CoA dioxygenase translates to MGILGNLSPDQLMSFQSQGYIVLESFSSPEEVNEMRKRMDQLLDEFDCSSSASIFSTKNQKNTTDDYFFDSAEKVSFFFEEKAFDDDGNLKQPKQLSINKVGHALHEIDPVFKKFTFSEELSNLLESLDYKRPVIIQSMYIFKQPGIGGEVVPHQDNSFLYTEPTTCTGLWLALEDANILNGCIWAIPGSHKDGLVRRFTRDEEGVHFDRPFPSYDQKDFVPIEVKAGSLVVIHGDLIHQSFENQSSKSRHAYSLHTVDTVGCKWAPDNWIRRKVDPEPLYVS, encoded by the exons ATGGGGATACTGGGAAATCTCTCTCCAGACCAACTCATGTCCTTCCAATCCCagg GATACATAGTTCTTGAATCGTTCTCGAGCCCTGAAGAAGTGAACGAGATGAGGAAGAGAATGGACCAATTGCTCGACGAGTTTGATTGCTCATCTTCCGCCTCCATTTTCTCCACCAAAaaccag aaaAATACAACTGATGATTACTTCTTCGACAGCGCCGAGAAGGTTTCGTTTTTCTTCGAAG AGAAAGCATTTGACGATGATGGCAACTTAAAGCAACCGAAGCAACTATCAATTAACAAGGTTGGCCATG CGCTTCATGAGATTGATCCAGTCTTCAAAAAGTTCACATTCTCGGAGGAATTATCGAACTTACTCGAATCATTGGATTACAAGAGGCCGGTGATCATTCAGTCAATGTATATATTTAAG CAACCAGGTATTGGTGGTGAAGTAGTGCCACATCAGGATAACTCATTTTTGTATACTGAACCAACAACTTGCACGGGGCTTTGGCTGGCTTTAGAAGATGCAAACATACTGAATGGCTGCATTTGGGCTATTCCTGGATCCCACAAAG ATGGCCTTGTGAGAAGATTCACGAGGGATGAGGAGGGTGTTCACTTTGATCGTCCCTTCCCATCGTATGACCAAAAGGATTTTGTGCCCATTGAAGTTAAAGCTGGCTCCTTGGTTGTCATTCATGGTGATCTTATTCATCAGAG TTTTGAGAATCAGTCTTCAAAATCAAGGCATGCCTACAGCTTGCACACAGTTGATACTGTTGGTTGCAAATGGGCACCAGACAATTG GATCCGAAGGAAAGTGGATCCTGAGCCACTCTACGTTTCTTGA